A window from Gossypium raimondii isolate GPD5lz chromosome 7, ASM2569854v1, whole genome shotgun sequence encodes these proteins:
- the LOC128042509 gene encoding secreted RxLR effector protein 161-like → MVSQYQANPVLKHWQTVKHILRYLKRTGDYMLMYSEENLTLVGCTDSDFQTYKDSRKSTSKNVFDVGRGAIVWRSVKQTCTTDSTMEAEYVAASETMKEAIWLRKFLTELKGILGMEKVISLYYHNRDAIASTKEMRSHKRKKHIDRKYHLI, encoded by the coding sequence ATGGTTAGTCAATATCAAGCGAATCCAGTTCTCAAGCATTGGCAAActgtaaaacatatattaaggtatcttaaaagaaCCGGGGATTATATGCTTATGTATTCTGAGGAGAACCTTACTCTTGTTGGATGCACAGACTCAGACTTCCAAACCTATAAAGATTCAAGGAAATCAACGTCAAAAAATGTATTCGATGTAGGTCGTGGAGCCATAGTATGGAGAAGTGTAAAACAGACTTGCACTACTGACTCTACTATGGAGGCTGAGTATGTGGCTGCTTCTGAGACAATGAAAGAAGCAATATGGCTTCGAAAGTTCTTAACTGAACTTAAAGGTATTCTTGGTATGGAGAAAGTTATATCACTATATTATCATAACCGTGATGCAATAGCAAGTACCAAGGAAATGAGAAGTCACAAGAGGAAGAAGCACATTGATCGAAAGTATCACTTGATATGA